Proteins from a single region of Clostridia bacterium:
- a CDS encoding helix-turn-helix transcriptional regulator: MPDKKVIDFKNLISVKMENKDSVINEYNSYIKIIYSEENDIQIKFGQKNEWLSKDEIFITGYKKEFSIDSPFLSSYKILFVKLNGKYTDRILQKRFVIKGKQKIILKEIIDEFSRCSLSLNSEISPLMIKSMFELFFLGILRDNLRIERVRKSSKSNDVIINTVIDYLKENIDKELRFLEIVKIVGLSSTGLKNLFKEYTGMGVMKYFNYLKIEKAKTMLCDGEFNVTQISNALGYDSIHYFSRQFKNFTGVSPTQYIREMTSQP; the protein is encoded by the coding sequence ATGCCGGATAAGAAAGTTATAGATTTTAAAAATTTAATATCAGTTAAAATGGAAAATAAAGATAGTGTAATAAATGAGTATAATTCATATATAAAGATAATATACTCTGAGGAAAATGATATCCAGATTAAATTCGGGCAGAAAAACGAATGGCTCTCAAAGGACGAAATTTTTATAACAGGGTATAAAAAAGAGTTTAGCATAGACTCTCCGTTTCTTTCTTCCTATAAAATACTTTTTGTTAAGTTAAACGGAAAATATACAGATAGAATTTTGCAAAAAAGATTTGTTATAAAGGGAAAGCAAAAAATAATATTAAAAGAAATAATTGATGAGTTTTCGCGCTGCAGTCTATCTTTAAACAGTGAGATTTCGCCTCTTATGATAAAGTCGATGTTTGAACTGTTTTTCCTTGGCATTTTAAGAGATAATCTTAGGATAGAAAGGGTAAGAAAAAGCAGTAAGAGTAATGATGTTATAATTAATACGGTTATAGATTACTTAAAAGAAAATATAGATAAGGAGTTAAGGTTTTTAGAAATTGTTAAAATAGTTGGGCTTTCTTCCACTGGTCTTAAAAATCTTTTTAAAGAATATACAGGTATGGGGGTAATGAAGTATTTTAATTATTTAAAAATTGAAAAAGCAAAAACTATGCTTTGTGATGGCGAATTTAATGTAACTCAGATTTCAAATGCTTTAGGGTATGACAGTATTCATTATTTTTCAAGGCAGTTTAAAAACTTTACAGGAGTGTCTCCCACACAGTATATAAGAGAAATGACATCTCAACCTTGA
- a CDS encoding aminoglycoside phosphotransferase family protein, translated as MLKCKEIIKSFCMEEEIINVENFGTGHVNDTYRITCPKNKYILQRINHKIFKNPYHVMDNIINICNHLKEKVTYLGGNTEREVLNFIPTVDGKYVAEYEGNYYRMYIFLDDAMTYQSIEDPIHFYNAGKAFGKFQNMLSDFDADKLYETIANFHDTKDRLNNLMIAFNNNKDGRKDIVKDEIDFILKREDKCSIIIDLLNERKIPLRVTHNDTKLNNVLIDSKTGEAMCVIDLDTVMPSSLLCDFGDAIRFGASTGDEDEKDLSKVNLDINLFEKFSQGFLTELKDSITLDEVNHLAISAQILTLECGIRFLTDYLEGDVYFKTSREGQNLDRARTQFKLVADMEKHEEEMNNIIKNIYNNL; from the coding sequence ATGCTAAAATGCAAAGAAATTATTAAAAGTTTTTGCATGGAAGAAGAAATCATAAATGTTGAGAATTTTGGCACAGGTCATGTGAATGATACATATCGTATTACCTGCCCTAAGAACAAATACATACTTCAAAGAATAAATCACAAGATTTTCAAAAACCCTTATCACGTTATGGATAATATAATAAATATCTGTAACCATCTTAAAGAAAAGGTTACCTATTTAGGTGGTAATACCGAAAGGGAAGTTTTAAATTTTATTCCTACCGTTGACGGAAAGTATGTTGCAGAGTATGAAGGTAATTATTACAGAATGTACATTTTCCTTGACGATGCTATGACTTATCAGTCCATCGAAGACCCTATCCATTTTTACAATGCGGGAAAAGCTTTTGGTAAATTCCAGAATATGCTTTCAGACTTTGATGCTGACAAACTTTATGAAACCATAGCAAACTTCCACGATACAAAAGACAGACTTAACAATCTTATGATTGCATTTAACAATAATAAAGACGGAAGAAAAGATATTGTTAAGGACGAAATCGATTTTATATTAAAAAGAGAAGATAAATGTTCAATTATTATTGACTTATTAAATGAGAGAAAGATTCCTTTAAGAGTTACACATAATGACACTAAATTAAACAATGTTTTAATCGATTCCAAAACAGGCGAAGCAATGTGTGTTATAGACCTTGATACTGTTATGCCGTCATCTTTATTATGTGATTTCGGCGATGCTATAAGGTTCGGCGCAAGTACAGGCGATGAAGATGAAAAAGATTTATCAAAGGTTAATCTTGATATCAATCTTTTTGAGAAATTCTCTCAGGGCTTTTTAACAGAACTTAAAGATTCCATAACTTTAGATGAGGTTAATCACCTTGCAATATCTGCCCAGATTCTTACCTTAGAATGCGGAATAAGATTTTTAACAGATTATCTTGAAGGAGATGTTTACTTTAAAACTTCAAGAGAAGGTCAAAATCTTGACAGAGCAAGAACTCAGTTTAAATTAGTTGCCGATATGGAAAAGCACGAAGAAGAAATGAACAATATTATTAAAAACATATATAATAATTTATAA
- a CDS encoding SpoIIIAH-like family protein has translation MMVIKKKQIVTVAMALLVVVAGYINFSSNNIKEELPVNSEVKTPEDINYGEAHFVSATEESKEEFFNMTKTNKDKTRSEAVAMIKEISDNENADSEAKRMAQEEMVKIAKNIEKEGNIENILMNKGFPKVSVYLSDNRVTVSVLKDGLQSEDIAKIKDTVMNETGCSADNITINEIK, from the coding sequence ATGATGGTTATAAAAAAGAAGCAGATAGTTACAGTAGCAATGGCACTTTTGGTAGTAGTTGCAGGTTACATAAATTTTTCTTCAAATAATATAAAAGAAGAATTGCCTGTTAACAGCGAAGTTAAAACACCTGAGGATATAAACTATGGTGAAGCACATTTTGTAAGTGCTACCGAAGAGTCTAAAGAAGAGTTCTTTAATATGACAAAAACAAATAAAGATAAAACAAGAAGCGAAGCAGTGGCGATGATTAAAGAAATTTCCGATAATGAGAACGCAGATTCAGAGGCTAAAAGAATGGCTCAGGAAGAAATGGTTAAAATAGCAAAGAATATAGAAAAAGAGGGAAACATTGAAAATATACTTATGAATAAAGGTTTCCCTAAAGTAAGTGTGTATTTAAGTGATAACAGAGTAACTGTTTCTGTGTTAAAAGACGGTCTTCAAAGTGAAGATATTGCAAAAATAAAAGATACTGTGATGAATGAAACAGGATGTAGTGCAGACAATATAACTATAAATGAAATAAAGTAG
- a CDS encoding stage III sporulation protein AF, with amino-acid sequence MFKILVGMSLITVVVEMFLSGSKFKKYVKSVVGIFAFLIIIEGVFSLEYKGIDDDLIKKAESIAQDVITKSEENIMDTFKNNIKNTLLNENIEVIRLDIRYDKNLVIKKINIKLKDRKDLKKAEEILLNNFGIDFNLIDITYQEEDNNGDF; translated from the coding sequence ATGTTTAAAATACTGGTTGGAATGAGCCTTATTACGGTAGTTGTCGAGATGTTTTTATCCGGCAGTAAATTTAAAAAATATGTAAAGTCGGTAGTAGGCATTTTTGCGTTTTTAATAATTATTGAAGGGGTATTTTCACTTGAGTATAAAGGAATTGATGATGATTTAATTAAAAAAGCCGAAAGTATTGCACAGGATGTAATAACAAAATCAGAAGAAAACATAATGGACACGTTTAAAAATAATATCAAAAATACTCTATTAAATGAGAATATAGAGGTAATAAGGCTTGATATAAGATATGACAAAAATTTAGTCATAAAGAAAATAAATATTAAATTAAAGGATAGAAAAGATTTAAAAAAGGCAGAAGAAATACTTTTAAATAATTTTGGAATTGATTTTAATTTAATTGATATAACATACCAAGAGGAAGATAATAATGGAGATTTTTAA
- a CDS encoding stage III sporulation protein AE — protein MLKKIFLIVLFILLIFSSFSYSMEDVNSIIDDELKNIDISGFSVSDFKNEILEKNEIPSAKNIVKIIADIILEEAARVGKTLVILVIPILLMGMIPNLNLKDDGVCDMANIASYLAISGVIMHTFLDAVTLGKETIDSITIMSEVIVPVMYSMMITLGRFISYTNMHPTVIFLSQFILLIITKALFPLIMLNFSLNVTDNITNKDNFKRISSLIAKTIKWSLIFLITLFTAILSANNILSHSFDTVALKGTKFAVANFIPVVGGAISEGAESVGTSIILIKNATGLSGIAGIVIVAFIPLVKIFLISLMFYILSAVSQTVGAQRIAKVLDNSAITINMIGAVVISVAFLFIISLAILLGG, from the coding sequence ATGCTAAAGAAAATATTTCTTATTGTTTTGTTTATTCTTCTCATCTTTAGTTCTTTTTCGTATTCAATGGAAGATGTAAACAGTATAATAGATGACGAACTTAAAAATATAGATATAAGCGGGTTTTCTGTTTCGGACTTTAAAAATGAAATTTTAGAAAAAAATGAAATCCCAAGTGCGAAAAACATAGTAAAAATTATTGCGGATATTATTTTAGAAGAAGCGGCAAGAGTTGGTAAAACTTTAGTAATTTTAGTTATTCCCATTCTTTTAATGGGTATGATTCCCAACCTTAATTTAAAGGATGACGGAGTTTGTGATATGGCAAATATCGCTTCATATCTTGCAATCTCGGGAGTAATAATGCATACCTTTTTAGATGCAGTAACTTTGGGTAAAGAAACGATAGACAGTATAACTATTATGAGTGAGGTTATTGTTCCTGTTATGTATTCTATGATGATTACACTGGGAAGATTTATATCCTATACCAATATGCATCCTACCGTTATCTTCTTATCCCAGTTTATATTACTTATAATTACAAAGGCATTATTTCCACTTATAATGCTTAATTTCTCCCTTAATGTAACCGATAATATCACAAATAAGGATAATTTTAAGAGGATATCATCTTTAATTGCAAAAACTATAAAATGGTCTTTAATTTTTCTTATAACGCTTTTTACTGCCATACTTTCTGCCAATAATATACTTTCCCATTCTTTTGATACCGTAGCACTTAAGGGAACTAAGTTTGCAGTTGCCAACTTTATTCCTGTTGTAGGCGGTGCAATATCGGAGGGGGCAGAATCGGTAGGCACATCCATAATTCTTATAAAAAATGCAACAGGCTTATCAGGAATTGCAGGTATAGTTATAGTTGCCTTTATTCCTTTGGTAAAGATTTTTCTTATAAGTTTAATGTTTTATATTCTCTCAGCAGTAAGTCAGACGGTAGGTGCCCAGAGGATTGCCAAAGTTCTTGATAATTCTGCTATAACAATAAATATGATAGGCGCAGTGGTTATAAGCGTTGCATTTTTATTTATAATATCTCTTGCCATTCTTCTTGGAGGATAA
- a CDS encoding stage III sporulation protein AD, with translation MNILIKVIMVGVISVFLSSIIKKQHPEYALAINVGASVIILIFLSDFFTLVFDNINSIMEKSGINPDYIVTILKIIGIAYLSEYTSALFYDANESAMGKKVELAGKIIIFIITLPVINSLSELIVSIF, from the coding sequence ATGAACATACTTATAAAAGTTATAATGGTTGGTGTTATATCTGTTTTTCTAAGCAGTATTATTAAAAAACAGCACCCTGAATACGCTCTGGCAATAAATGTGGGAGCATCGGTTATAATACTGATTTTCCTGTCCGATTTTTTTACTCTGGTGTTTGATAATATAAACAGTATTATGGAAAAGTCAGGGATAAATCCTGATTATATTGTAACCATCTTAAAAATTATCGGTATTGCATATTTAAGCGAATATACATCAGCACTTTTTTACGATGCAAACGAATCGGCTATGGGTAAAAAGGTGGAACTTGCAGGAAAGATTATAATTTTTATAATAACCCTGCCTGTAATAAATTCTCTATCAGAACTTATTGTTTCCATATTTTAA
- the spoIIIAC gene encoding stage III sporulation protein AC, protein MEVDLIFKIAAIGIIVAVLNQLLVRSGREDQAMLTTLAGLVVVLYMLVDIIANLFDTIKNVFGL, encoded by the coding sequence ATGGAGGTAGATTTAATATTTAAAATAGCAGCAATAGGAATAATAGTTGCTGTGCTTAACCAACTTCTTGTGCGTTCGGGAAGAGAAGACCAGGCAATGCTTACAACTCTTGCAGGGCTTGTGGTGGTCTTATATATGTTGGTTGATATTATTGCAAATTTATTTGATACTATAAAGAATGTTTTTGGACTATGA
- a CDS encoding stage III sporulation protein AB produces MNFKILGSLIILFCGLGATLEVKKRFDKRVEVLEIFYLDFLYSVNKISFLKMPVKEIISHLVSESNGYIKKFYLKLDSFYSDELLDDELKIDDPYLLKKDKEIILSFFKSIGSTHNLNEINNLNCQKENLLLLIKEAKENKEKNQKSKCTLTMCFFIIAVIIFV; encoded by the coding sequence ATGAACTTTAAAATTTTAGGAAGCCTTATTATTCTCTTTTGCGGGTTAGGTGCAACTTTAGAGGTAAAAAAGAGATTTGATAAAAGGGTAGAAGTTCTTGAAATTTTCTATTTGGACTTTTTATATTCTGTAAATAAAATAAGTTTTTTAAAAATGCCTGTTAAAGAAATAATAAGCCATCTTGTATCTGAAAGTAACGGATACATAAAAAAATTTTATTTAAAACTTGACTCTTTTTATTCAGACGAGCTTTTAGATGATGAACTTAAAATAGATGACCCCTATCTTTTAAAAAAGGATAAAGAAATTATCCTGTCTTTTTTTAAAAGCATCGGCAGTACACATAACTTAAACGAAATAAATAATCTTAACTGCCAGAAAGAAAATCTTTTGTTACTTATAAAAGAAGCAAAGGAAAACAAAGAGAAAAATCAGAAATCAAAGTGTACTCTTACAATGTGCTTTTTTATTATCGCAGTAATTATTTTTGTATAA
- the tadA gene encoding Flp pilus assembly complex ATPase component TadA: MNKGTKSLLCILPDNIKEGIINIGDVIIEEIRIKSDSRVFVYSKNKEYCLYYKGEVIRATSSDINFILKKATDSSFYAFDEKIKQGYITVFGGHRIGISGEAVYGKDGIINIKNISFLNIRCANEIMGAGEEVFLKLFNERVENTLIVSPPKCGKTTLLRDLTRLISKTKGIKVVLIDERDEIAASFMGSNANDVGERTFVLSGYLKKDGFSHAIRGLSPDVVVCDEIGGPKDFLNILDASKRGVNVIATIHGNSMEDIGEFKGVFKNIVFLDKNFKLRLFKIRGGDFYEL; the protein is encoded by the coding sequence GTGAACAAAGGAACAAAAAGTCTTCTGTGCATTTTACCCGATAATATAAAAGAAGGCATAATAAATATCGGCGATGTAATAATTGAAGAAATAAGAATAAAATCAGACTCAAGAGTGTTTGTATATTCAAAAAATAAAGAATATTGTCTTTATTATAAAGGAGAAGTTATACGGGCAACTTCTTCTGATATAAATTTTATATTAAAAAAAGCCACAGACTCTTCTTTCTATGCATTCGATGAAAAAATAAAGCAGGGGTATATAACAGTTTTCGGAGGGCACAGAATAGGAATTTCAGGAGAAGCAGTATACGGTAAAGACGGCATTATAAATATAAAAAATATAAGTTTTTTAAATATACGATGTGCCAATGAAATAATGGGAGCAGGGGAAGAAGTTTTTTTAAAATTATTTAATGAAAGAGTGGAAAACACGCTTATAGTTTCTCCCCCGAAATGCGGCAAAACAACCCTTTTAAGAGATTTAACAAGGCTTATTTCCAAAACAAAAGGAATAAAAGTTGTGCTTATTGATGAAAGGGATGAAATAGCCGCATCGTTTATGGGCAGTAATGCTAATGATGTGGGGGAAAGAACTTTTGTATTGTCAGGATATTTAAAAAAAGACGGGTTTTCCCATGCCATAAGAGGTCTTAGCCCCGATGTAGTAGTGTGCGATGAAATAGGTGGTCCAAAAGATTTTTTAAATATTTTGGATGCGTCAAAAAGGGGAGTTAATGTAATTGCAACCATTCACGGAAACAGTATGGAAGATATAGGTGAATTTAAAGGTGTTTTTAAAAATATAGTATTCCTTGATAAAAATTTTAAATTACGATTATTTAAAATAAGAGGGGGCGATTTTTATGAACTTTAA
- the rlmH gene encoding 23S rRNA (pseudouridine(1915)-N(3))-methyltransferase RlmH, with amino-acid sequence MLKIKIISVGKVKNKDLKKVIEEYEKRLSKYLKLEIIEINDVFVCEKPSQAEIDMVLKKEANEIFKKIDSKSYIVSMCIEGKKLKSEDLAVCLSDITHKYSEITFIIGSSHGISDEIKKISNLKLSMSDMTFPHNIAKLMLTEQIYRAFKILSNESYHK; translated from the coding sequence ATGCTTAAAATAAAAATAATATCAGTTGGAAAAGTTAAAAATAAAGACCTAAAAAAAGTTATAGAAGAATATGAAAAAAGGTTATCTAAATACTTAAAGTTGGAAATAATTGAGATAAATGATGTATTCGTATGCGAAAAACCCTCCCAGGCTGAAATTGATATGGTATTAAAAAAAGAGGCAAATGAAATTTTTAAAAAAATTGACTCAAAATCTTATATAGTATCTATGTGCATTGAGGGTAAAAAGTTAAAATCGGAAGATTTGGCAGTTTGTTTATCGGATATAACTCATAAATATTCAGAGATTACTTTTATCATAGGAAGTTCTCACGGTATAAGCGATGAGATTAAAAAAATAAGCAATTTAAAACTTTCCATGTCGGATATGACATTTCCTCACAATATTGCAAAACTTATGCTTACCGAACAAATATACAGGGCATTTAAAATTCTTTCAAATGAATCGTATCATAAATAA
- a CDS encoding YlmC/YmxH family sporulation protein: MDTFLDLQKKEVINAIDGTRLGFVSNIDIDIEKGIVTAIRIPSSSKVFNLFGKTEDHIINWDRIKKIGDDIILID, encoded by the coding sequence ATGGATACTTTCTTAGATTTGCAGAAAAAAGAGGTTATAAATGCTATTGACGGAACAAGATTAGGGTTTGTAAGCAATATTGATATTGACATTGAAAAAGGAATTGTTACCGCTATACGAATCCCCTCTTCTTCTAAAGTTTTTAATCTGTTCGGAAAAACGGAAGACCATATTATAAATTGGGACAGAATTAAAAAAATCGGCGATGACATTATACTTATAGACTAA
- a CDS encoding HAD hydrolase-like protein encodes MKKENLFFDLDGTIIDSSQGIFNSIKYVVDSYNLKMPDNKTLSSFIGPPLHDSFKRVFNVDFKTSDMYVSKYREYYSEKGLFEFSLYDGLLDVFKLLEKKYTLFITTSKPTHYAKLILDKADALKYFKDVSGSFMGKPDSSKEEVVNNVICKYSLDKNLCALIGDTRFDGEGAKISGVDFFGVSYGFGREEELKEYKPVKIFKTTKEISDYFLG; translated from the coding sequence ATGAAAAAGGAAAATCTGTTTTTTGATTTAGACGGAACAATTATAGATTCTTCACAGGGAATTTTTAATTCTATAAAATATGTTGTAGACTCATATAATCTTAAAATGCCTGATAATAAAACTTTAAGTTCCTTTATAGGCCCTCCTCTTCACGATTCTTTTAAAAGAGTTTTTAATGTGGACTTTAAAACAAGTGATATGTATGTTTCAAAATACAGAGAATATTACAGTGAAAAAGGGCTTTTTGAATTTTCTCTTTATGATGGTCTTTTGGATGTATTTAAACTATTAGAAAAAAAATATACTCTTTTTATTACCACTTCAAAACCTACTCATTATGCTAAACTGATTTTAGATAAGGCTGATGCTTTAAAATATTTTAAAGATGTTTCAGGAAGTTTTATGGGTAAGCCTGACAGTTCGAAAGAAGAAGTTGTAAACAATGTTATTTGTAAATACTCTTTAGATAAAAACTTATGTGCATTAATAGGCGATACGCGTTTTGACGGTGAGGGTGCAAAAATATCAGGGGTTGACTTTTTCGGTGTAAGTTACGGGTTTGGAAGAGAAGAAGAATTAAAAGAATATAAGCCTGTTAAAATTTTTAAAACCACTAAGGAAATTTCAGATTATTTTTTGGGGTGA
- a CDS encoding DUF951 domain-containing protein, which yields MDIKINDIITLRKKHPCGCDKFIVKRTGMDIGISCTKCGHYTLVPKNKLIKNIKSIN from the coding sequence ATGGATATTAAGATAAACGATATTATTACACTAAGAAAAAAACACCCTTGCGGATGCGATAAATTTATTGTAAAAAGAACAGGAATGGATATTGGTATATCCTGCACAAAGTGCGGACACTATACATTAGTTCCCAAAAACAAACTTATAAAAAATATAAAGAGTATTAATTAA
- a CDS encoding S-layer homology domain-containing protein → MKRFITFILLTSILISLFPLSVLSDEMTAYELMCASEDDFILRMARLGVEDEYVKSFVDTIDNVVNSFQESIYAQDLDEYFITVFLQALQKETHISVLVAFDLEYQEEILYMLNYRKVPDCMYNFKTIIFHDKLIYDDSSDDEDDIEEDMDDIFIEEEIIPPEEPVIEIPPLPFDDISTHPWAVESIVYLYEKGVVNGVYEKTYEPDKPITREEFLKMVVEALLTTNTMYDNEFGQKGLGKWYYSYLAAAEFYALIQGIYDEDVFEDGVYITREDMCAIAYRASLRADINLPDIKYSTDFIDNSSCSYYSVWAIKELQEADIIHGMGNNKFEPKLTTTRAEAAKIIHQLMLLKK, encoded by the coding sequence ATGAAAAGATTTATTACATTTATTCTTTTAACATCAATTTTAATTTCCTTATTTCCTTTATCTGTTTTGTCAGATGAAATGACCGCTTATGAATTAATGTGTGCCAGTGAAGACGATTTTATTTTAAGAATGGCGCGTTTAGGTGTAGAAGATGAATATGTTAAATCATTTGTAGACACAATAGATAATGTTGTTAACAGTTTCCAGGAAAGTATATATGCTCAGGACCTTGACGAATATTTTATTACCGTGTTTTTACAGGCTTTGCAGAAAGAGACACATATTTCTGTGCTTGTCGCATTTGATTTAGAATATCAGGAAGAAATATTATATATGCTAAATTATAGAAAAGTTCCGGATTGTATGTATAATTTTAAAACGATTATCTTTCATGATAAACTTATATATGATGATTCTTCGGATGACGAAGACGATATTGAAGAGGATATGGATGATATTTTTATAGAAGAGGAGATTATACCTCCGGAAGAACCTGTTATAGAAATACCTCCACTTCCGTTTGACGATATATCAACTCATCCGTGGGCAGTAGAAAGCATAGTATATCTATATGAAAAAGGTGTTGTAAACGGTGTTTATGAAAAAACATACGAGCCTGATAAACCTATTACAAGAGAAGAATTTTTAAAAATGGTAGTTGAGGCGCTTTTAACAACAAACACTATGTATGATAATGAGTTCGGGCAAAAAGGGTTAGGGAAGTGGTATTATTCTTACCTTGCTGCTGCAGAGTTTTATGCACTTATTCAGGGCATTTATGACGAAGATGTTTTTGAAGATGGAGTGTATATAACAAGAGAAGATATGTGTGCAATAGCATATAGAGCTTCTCTTAGAGCAGATATAAATCTTCCTGACATAAAGTATTCTACTGACTTTATAGATAATTCTTCCTGCTCATATTATTCCGTTTGGGCAATAAAAGAACTTCAGGAAGCGGATATTATTCACGGAATGGGTAATAATAAGTTTGAGCCAAAATTAACTACAACAAGAGCAGAAGCGGCAAAAATTATCCATCAGCTTATGCTTCTTAAAAAATAG
- a CDS encoding DUF421 domain-containing protein gives MILVVRTFILYFTVIFSLRFMGKKQIGQLEPSELTVAIMISELAAAPLSETDVPLLHGIIPVLILAVIEILTSSLIIKSLFIRKAITGKPVIIVEKGRLIEENLRKTRFTTDDLMEEMRLREITDISDIDYAILETCGQVSFIIKKEKTPVTYSDLKITPSDDSLTFSVINKGHLNKENLQVIKRDEKWLYKKLKEKGYNDYNNILLLTANHNGIKFIQKWGKKE, from the coding sequence ATGATACTTGTTGTAAGAACTTTTATATTATACTTCACGGTAATTTTTTCGTTACGCTTTATGGGGAAAAAACAAATCGGTCAGTTAGAACCATCTGAACTTACCGTTGCCATTATGATTTCTGAACTTGCTGCCGCGCCACTATCTGAAACCGATGTTCCTCTTTTACACGGAATTATTCCTGTTTTAATTCTTGCAGTGATAGAAATACTTACCTCATCTCTTATTATAAAAAGCCTTTTTATAAGAAAAGCCATTACGGGAAAACCCGTTATAATAGTTGAAAAAGGAAGACTCATTGAAGAAAACTTAAGAAAAACAAGGTTTACAACAGATGATTTAATGGAGGAAATGAGATTAAGGGAAATAACTGACATTTCAGATATAGATTATGCAATTTTGGAAACCTGCGGACAGGTAAGTTTTATTATAAAAAAAGAAAAAACGCCTGTTACTTACAGCGATTTAAAAATTACTCCATCCGATGATTCTCTTACCTTTTCGGTTATAAATAAGGGGCATTTAAACAAAGAAAATCTGCAGGTTATAAAAAGAGACGAAAAATGGCTTTATAAAAAATTAAAAGAAAAAGGTTATAATGATTATAATAATATTTTACTTCTTACTGCAAACCACAATGGGATAAAATTTATTCAAAAATGGGGGAAAAAGGAATGA
- a CDS encoding DUF4363 family protein: MKMGILAAILLVIIIIFLIWFSWYFSSSFEEISTLVKELDNLILQENYKDAYTKFSYLKTKWREKRKILGYLIIKNELDILEEYLDEIECYFKDGSFDEYILSSNKFLLNLKRLEGKNKVSFETIF; this comes from the coding sequence ATGAAGATGGGAATTTTAGCAGCAATATTATTAGTTATAATAATTATTTTTCTCATTTGGTTTTCCTGGTATTTTTCCTCATCATTTGAAGAAATAAGCACTTTAGTTAAGGAACTTGATAATCTTATTCTTCAAGAAAATTATAAGGATGCATATACTAAGTTTTCTTATCTTAAAACAAAATGGAGGGAAAAAAGAAAAATATTAGGCTATCTTATTATAAAAAACGAGCTTGACATTTTAGAAGAATATTTAGATGAAATAGAATGTTATTTTAAAGACGGATCGTTTGATGAGTATATCTTATCCAGCAATAAATTCTTACTGAACTTAAAAAGATTAGAGGGCAAAAATAAGGTAAGTTTTGAAACTATTTTTTAG
- a CDS encoding DUF3343 domain-containing protein, which produces MKYYIAVFSSITFANRIKKKLENSPGYITLMHTPMQLSEKGCSYSLRFKEDKLNSVIETAKMMNIKIVSIYTEDNNKYIKIQ; this is translated from the coding sequence ATGAAGTATTATATAGCAGTATTTTCTTCTATTACTTTTGCTAACAGAATAAAAAAGAAACTTGAAAATTCTCCGGGTTATATTACTCTTATGCATACACCTATGCAACTTAGCGAAAAAGGTTGCTCTTATTCTTTAAGATTTAAAGAGGATAAATTGAACAGCGTTATTGAAACTGCAAAAATGATGAATATAAAAATTGTTAGTATATATACCGAAGATAATAATAAGTATATTAAAATTCAATGA